One Granulicella sp. 5B5 DNA window includes the following coding sequences:
- a CDS encoding GH92 family glycosyl hydrolase: MFPSVAPITRRLLVSLVLIAVSSLLQAQTSARTPSYVDSVYPFLGVDWGGNTFIGAAMPFGMAKVGPDMESFDGRQSGFGYWTDGRILGFSHTHLSGAQGKYGNILVMPVTGPLAIGDINSPRTAEVNHPGYYATRLTRYHTFVELTSTRRVGLHRYTFANGGESHITINISHCLGKGPGSESQRFLGGELHFVSNREVEGMGRYSGGWNKGGEYDVYFSMQLDTPAAATRTWRGDAITAAQQASVESDMPLGATFDLPTHAGQVVQAKVAISFVSIAQAHATLQQEAPGWQFDAVRKASSSAWNQALSKIQIHGENDSKRVQFYTAMYHTMLMPTDRTGENPKWTSSEPYYDDYYATWDTYRSSGPLLTLIAPDRQRDLIRSLIDIYRHTGYMPDARSGNDNGRTQGGSNANVVVADAWVKHLTGIDYDTAFAAMLKDASVPPANAQKEGRGGILDYNSKGYITLADERSGSRTVEYAYDDFAIAEVACGLNHPKEAATFARRANNWQNLWDKNLSDEGFKGFLRPRNTDGTWAAPDLQVRGTWPDFFYEGDLWTYSFYAPQDVRRLIQMAGGGKTFVQRLDNIFYRQHFDVTNEPGFLMPVLYNWAGRPDHTADVVSQLLEKAFTDQRSGIPGNDDSGAMSSWFIFNSLGFYPNAGQDIYLIGTPSFPEADVLLSPGKTLHIVAKNLDAEHLNHYIQSASINGEPLNQSWFRHSQIANGGTLVLTMGPAPSAWGTTNLPPSLSDDVSPLCAAAEHGQPFQSNAPESTSIVAMLPHGTVQMNQIQVIGTHNSYHAGIAPSESKIWKEKHPKEYEGLDYSHPSLTKQLDSGVRQVELDIFADTKGGRYAQPAGPEMVAAAGLPVDAPFDPDGVMLKPGFKVMHVQDVDYRSNCQPFIACLSEIRVWSRAHPRHVPIFILVETKQGIPKGVKLTEPEPFTAATFDALDAEIRSVFPADEMVTPDDVRGSCSSLEDAVLAGRWPSLDSARGKVVFLMDQHDVGPIYLEGHPSLRGRVLFTNSDPGHEDAAFIERNDGPPGEIAELVREGYLVRTRTDADTKEARAYDTSRRDAMIASGAQILSTDYPASEPARWEGHYSVALPGGVTVARCDPDNAPAACSERAVNSESTQK, encoded by the coding sequence ATGTTTCCCTCTGTTGCGCCCATCACTCGGCGTCTGCTGGTGTCCCTTGTCCTGATTGCAGTGAGTTCGTTGTTGCAGGCCCAAACCTCGGCGCGCACGCCCAGTTATGTTGATAGTGTCTATCCGTTTCTCGGCGTGGACTGGGGCGGTAATACATTCATCGGCGCGGCTATGCCATTCGGAATGGCGAAGGTCGGCCCGGATATGGAGTCGTTTGATGGGCGCCAGTCGGGTTTTGGATACTGGACCGATGGGCGCATTCTGGGCTTCAGCCACACGCATCTGAGTGGCGCGCAGGGCAAGTACGGCAACATTCTCGTGATGCCGGTCACAGGCCCGCTGGCGATCGGCGATATCAACTCGCCGCGTACAGCGGAGGTCAATCATCCCGGATACTATGCGACTCGTCTCACCCGATATCACACGTTCGTTGAACTCACTTCGACGCGGCGTGTGGGGCTGCATCGCTATACCTTCGCCAACGGTGGTGAGTCACATATCACGATCAACATCTCTCATTGCCTTGGTAAAGGACCAGGTTCGGAGTCGCAGCGCTTTCTTGGCGGAGAGCTGCACTTCGTGTCGAACCGAGAGGTTGAGGGAATGGGACGATACTCCGGTGGATGGAACAAGGGCGGAGAGTATGACGTGTATTTTTCGATGCAACTCGATACGCCTGCTGCTGCGACACGTACATGGAGAGGGGATGCGATCACTGCGGCGCAGCAGGCGAGCGTAGAGAGCGATATGCCGTTGGGCGCTACCTTCGATCTACCTACGCATGCGGGTCAGGTAGTGCAGGCCAAGGTAGCGATCTCGTTTGTGAGCATTGCGCAGGCGCACGCGACGCTTCAGCAGGAGGCTCCGGGGTGGCAGTTCGATGCTGTTCGTAAAGCGTCATCGAGCGCCTGGAACCAGGCGTTGTCTAAGATCCAGATTCATGGGGAGAACGACTCGAAGCGAGTCCAGTTTTATACGGCGATGTATCACACGATGCTGATGCCTACGGACCGGACGGGCGAAAACCCAAAGTGGACATCGAGCGAGCCTTATTACGACGACTACTACGCGACATGGGACACGTATCGAAGTTCCGGGCCATTGTTGACGTTGATTGCGCCGGACCGGCAGCGAGACCTAATTCGCTCGCTGATCGATATCTACCGACATACTGGGTACATGCCGGACGCTCGCAGTGGCAATGACAACGGTCGCACGCAAGGCGGGAGCAATGCGAATGTCGTTGTTGCCGATGCGTGGGTGAAGCATTTGACGGGGATTGATTACGACACTGCCTTTGCGGCGATGCTGAAGGACGCGAGCGTGCCGCCTGCCAATGCTCAGAAGGAAGGCCGTGGCGGGATTCTCGATTACAACAGCAAGGGTTACATTACGCTCGCCGATGAGAGGTCGGGGTCTCGTACGGTGGAGTATGCGTATGACGACTTTGCGATTGCCGAGGTCGCGTGCGGACTGAATCATCCCAAGGAGGCCGCGACCTTTGCGCGCCGTGCCAACAACTGGCAGAACCTGTGGGACAAGAACCTCAGCGATGAAGGGTTCAAGGGGTTTCTGCGTCCGCGCAACACGGATGGTACCTGGGCTGCGCCGGACCTGCAGGTGCGTGGAACCTGGCCGGACTTCTTCTATGAAGGTGATCTTTGGACTTACTCGTTCTATGCGCCGCAAGATGTACGGCGATTGATTCAGATGGCGGGTGGCGGCAAGACCTTCGTTCAGCGACTGGACAACATCTTCTATCGCCAACATTTTGATGTTACGAACGAGCCGGGATTTTTGATGCCTGTGCTTTATAACTGGGCTGGGCGGCCTGACCATACTGCGGATGTTGTGAGCCAACTGCTGGAGAAGGCTTTTACGGACCAGCGCAGTGGCATCCCAGGCAATGACGATTCGGGTGCGATGTCCAGCTGGTTCATCTTCAACTCGCTGGGCTTTTATCCCAATGCTGGGCAGGACATCTATCTCATCGGTACGCCTTCGTTTCCTGAGGCGGATGTTCTGCTGTCTCCTGGCAAGACGCTGCATATTGTGGCGAAGAACCTCGATGCTGAACATCTGAATCACTACATTCAGTCAGCATCGATCAATGGTGAACCGCTTAATCAATCGTGGTTTCGTCATAGCCAGATTGCCAACGGTGGCACGCTGGTGTTGACGATGGGGCCCGCGCCTTCTGCGTGGGGGACGACGAACCTGCCGCCTTCGCTCTCGGATGATGTTTCTCCGTTATGTGCTGCTGCAGAGCATGGGCAGCCGTTCCAGTCCAATGCTCCGGAGAGCACGTCCATTGTCGCTATGCTGCCCCATGGTACGGTGCAGATGAACCAGATCCAGGTGATCGGGACACATAACAGTTATCACGCGGGCATTGCTCCGAGCGAAAGCAAGATCTGGAAGGAGAAGCATCCGAAGGAGTATGAGGGGCTCGACTATAGCCATCCGTCGCTGACGAAGCAGCTGGACAGCGGTGTGCGTCAGGTTGAGCTCGATATCTTTGCCGACACAAAGGGTGGGCGTTATGCGCAGCCAGCAGGGCCAGAGATGGTGGCTGCTGCTGGGCTGCCCGTGGATGCTCCGTTCGATCCGGATGGTGTGATGCTGAAACCGGGATTCAAGGTGATGCATGTACAGGATGTTGACTATCGGAGCAACTGTCAGCCGTTCATTGCGTGTCTCTCGGAGATTCGTGTGTGGTCCCGCGCGCATCCGCGGCATGTTCCTATCTTCATCCTGGTAGAGACGAAGCAGGGCATTCCGAAAGGCGTGAAGCTAACGGAGCCGGAACCCTTTACTGCAGCGACGTTCGACGCTCTCGATGCTGAGATACGGTCTGTGTTTCCGGCGGATGAGATGGTTACGCCGGATGATGTTCGAGGTTCGTGCAGCTCTCTTGAAGATGCGGTGCTTGCTGGTCGTTGGCCGTCGCTCGACAGTGCGCGAGGGAAGGTTGTGTTCCTTATGGACCAGCATGATGTTGGGCCGATCTATCTCGAAGGGCATCCTTCGTTGCGAGGGCGCGTGCTGTTTACTAACTCTGATCCGGGCCATGAAGACGCGGCTTTTATTGAGCGCAACGATGGGCCGCCGGGGGAGATTGCGGAGTTGGTTCGCGAGGGTTATCTCGTTCGTACGCGGACGGACGCCGATACCAAGGAGGCGCGTGCGTATGACACGTCGCGGCGTGATGCCATGATCGCGAGTGGAGCGCAGATCCTCAGCACGGATTATCCTGCGTCGGAGCCGGCGCGATGGGAGGGGCACTACTCCGTTGCGCTGCCGGGTGGTGTGACGGTGGCGCGGTGCGATCCGGACAATGCGCCTGCGGCTTGCAGTGAACGTGCGGTCAATTCGGAGTCGACGCAGAAGTAG